AAAAAATATCTGCCATAAAAAGTTGGCCTATTTTTTCTTCTAAAGTCATAGCATCATAGATGCTGTCCACCCATTTTTTTTGGTTCTGAAAATCGTTTTTTAGGATCAATGGGTTTTTGTCCTGTGAAAACCCTGAAAGGAATGCAAGAGAAAATAGAAAAGGAAACAATAAATTTTTCATACGTAAAAACTTCTTTTAAGATAAAAATCTATTGTGCCAACTTTCATGTGCAGGTACTTCCCAATTTTCAAGATATTCGGCCTTTGTATTAACGAGGTTATTGAAGACAACTGTGTTTTTGGAAACGGATTTATCCTTTGCCATTTTTCTGAAATCCGCCAAAGGTTTATAAGCTATATATTCACCTGAATAAAAGGTTACGTTCATTTTATCAAGTAAATCCACATTAAATTTTTCCTGAAGGGACTGTATGAAATGGACAGACGCGTCAATGCTGCAGCCCGATGCGGAAGCATTTGCCTGATTAAGCCCAAGTACAATAAATCGATTGTATCTTATTTCAAGTCCCGCTTCAAGCTCAGCGCCGTGAGCGGTCCATTTGGTTAAAAAATCTTCGGATAATTTGGTGATTTCAGTAACTTCGTCGTCACTTAATTTTCTATTTGCCTGATATATCCATATTCTGGAATCATCTGGCAGGTTTTTAAAATCTGTAAGCATTTTGGAATATTCTTTCTAATTCATTAGACCTACAAGGAGGCCTTCGGCAACATCCTGCAAGTGATTTATAAATCTTCTGCATTTGCAATCATTTCTGCAACGTCCAGCACCTGAACATTGTCTTCGGCGTGTTTAGCCTTAACGCCATCTGTCATCATGGTATTGCAGAACGGACAGGCCGCTGCAATTATTTTTGGAGCGGTTTCCAAGGCTTCTTCGGTACGTTCTACGTTAATATCTTTTTTTCCGGGTTCAGGCTCCTTGAACATTTGAGCGCCTCCGGCCCCGCAGCATAATCCGCGTGATTTGCAACGTTTCATTTCCACTAGCTCAACTTCGAGTTTTTGAAGCAGCTCGCGGGGAGCTTCATATTCGCCATTTGCTCTTCCCAAATAGCACGGATCGTGGAATGTGATTCGCTTTCCTTTAAATTTTCCACCTTCCACTTTAAGCCTTCCCTCTTCCATTAACGATTTTAGGAATTGGGTGTGGTGCATAATTTCATAATTACCACCAAGCCCTGGGTACTCATTTTTAATAGTGTTAAAGCAATGTGGGCAAGCGGTAACTATCTTCTTTATTTCATAACCGTTCAAAACCTCAATATTTGTCATCGCCTGCATTTGGAAAAGAAACTCATTTCCAGCCCTTTTTGCGGGATCGCCGGTGCAACTTTCTTCAGTTCCCAAAACGGCAAAATCTATATTTGCTTTATTGAGCAATTTCACAAAGGCTTTGGTTATTTTTTTCGCACGGTCGTCAAAACTCCCAGCGCAGCCAACCCAAAAAAGTATTTCCGGTTGCTTGCCTTGAGCCATATATTCGGCCATTGTTGGGACCTTTAGTTGTTCACTCATTTCTTAACTTTTCTGTTTTCAACCCTTCAACTGCGCTCAGGGTGATAATTTATATTAATCTTTAAATACTTCTATTGT
The Aequorivita iocasae genome window above contains:
- a CDS encoding ABC transporter ATPase, with the protein product MLTDFKNLPDDSRIWIYQANRKLSDDEVTEITKLSEDFLTKWTAHGAELEAGLEIRYNRFIVLGLNQANASASGCSIDASVHFIQSLQEKFNVDLLDKMNVTFYSGEYIAYKPLADFRKMAKDKSVSKNTVVFNNLVNTKAEYLENWEVPAHESWHNRFLS
- a CDS encoding (Fe-S)-binding protein, whose product is MSEQLKVPTMAEYMAQGKQPEILFWVGCAGSFDDRAKKITKAFVKLLNKANIDFAVLGTEESCTGDPAKRAGNEFLFQMQAMTNIEVLNGYEIKKIVTACPHCFNTIKNEYPGLGGNYEIMHHTQFLKSLMEEGRLKVEGGKFKGKRITFHDPCYLGRANGEYEAPRELLQKLEVELVEMKRCKSRGLCCGAGGAQMFKEPEPGKKDINVERTEEALETAPKIIAAACPFCNTMMTDGVKAKHAEDNVQVLDVAEMIANAEDL